TCAACGATATTCCCGATCAAGTGCTCCCGGTCCTCATCGGTCATGACTTTACGATAGAGGTCACCGGCTTGCACAAAATCGTCGTTGGGATGGACATAAGGTTGCCGGGCGCCTTTGCCGGAAAATTCAAGTGACGGTTCTGCCATCTCCGGCTGTGGTTGGGGACCTTCAAAGCTGTTTGGGTAGTAATTCGGACCACCGCCGCCGTTTTCATCCACCCGCATAGCGCCGTCACGCTGATAGTTATTGGCCATGACTCCTTTTGGCGAGTTGACCGGTATCAAGTGGTAGTTTGGACCCAGACGGTAACGATGGGCGTCATGATAGAAAATGATCCGACCCTGCAGCATCTTATCGGGAGAAGGACCGATCCCCGGGACAAAGTTGCCAGGGCAAAAAGCCGATTGTTCCACCTCGGCAAAGTAATTTTGCGGGTTCCGGTTGAGTACCATGCGGCCCACCGGAATGACCGGGAAATCGCCGTGGGGCAGAACCTTGGTCACGTCGAAGGGATTGAACTTGTAGTCTTTGGTTTGTTCGGATTTCATGATCTGGATCTGCACGTCCCAGGCCGGATATTCACCACGTTTGATCGCCTGAAATAAATCGTCGGTCGCGATATCGGGGTTCTCGCCGGCAAGGCGTGACGCCTCTTGCCGGTTGTAATTTTGGATGCCCTGCGCAGTCTTAAAATGAATTTTCACCCAGAAATATTCACCTTTCGCGTTCCACCACTTAAAGGTGTGACCGCCAAAACCATGCATGTGGCGGTAACTCTTAGGCGTACCGCGGTCTGAGAAGAGGATCGTAACCTGATGTATTGATTCCGGGGTAAGAGAGAGAAAATCCCAGAACATATCCGGGTCTTTGGCATTCGTAGCGGGATTGCGTTTCTGGGTATGAATGAAATCGGGGAATTTGATGACATCGCGGATAAAGAAAACTGGTGTGTTATTGCCTACTATATCGTAATTTCCTTCTTCCGTGTATAATTTTACGGCAAACCCGCGGGGATCGCGCGCTGTATCCGCCGAGCCTTTTTCTCCGCCGACCGTGGAAAACCTGGCAAAAACTTCGGTACGCTTGCCGATTTCGGACAGGAATTTTGCCCGGGTGTATTTCGTAACGTCATGCATGACCTCGAAATATCCGCCCGCGCCCGCGCCCTTAGCGTGCACAACGCGCTCGGGGATCCGTTCGCGGTTGAAGTGGGCGAGTTTTTCGGCAAGGTGGATGTCTTCAAGTATGGTGGGTCCTGGGATACCGACGGTTATGCTGTCCTGGTCATTATCGACCGGTCTCCCAAAATTAGTAGTCAGTTTTTTTTGTTCTTTTGCCATGGTATACCTCCTTATATTTTATTTATTTGGCAAACAGAAGAGACAAGAAATAAACAATTGTTCGGGCGTATCATGGACAGGCTTTCGCCTTATTGCGGCACCTATCACATAATCCTTCCAAGTACACCTTTTTTCTTGAAACGAAACATTTTTCTGCGATTTCCTCAGGAACTTTGATATTATCGTAGGCTGTATTATAAAAATCGATTATTCTACTGCATTTAAGGCAGCGGAAATGATGATGCGGTTTAGTATCGGGATCAAAACGTTTGGGATCCCCGGATGCTTCTACAATGCGCGCAAGGCCAATTTTTGTGAATGTGATAAGAGTACTGTTTACGGTCCCCAGAGAAACGCTCGGGAACTTGTTTTTGATTTGCCTGTAAATTTCAGTCGCCGAAGGGTGTTTGTCGGATGCTGACAGCTTTTTGTAAATAGCGATACGCTGCGGCGTGATCCTCAAACCATGCCCATGACAGCATTTTTTAAACGCCTGGAGCTTTTCTTTTATATCGATATCCATTTCAGCGTCAGCGATCTCCTTATTAATACCTGCTATTATATAGTAATTACTTCAATTTGTCAAGGGGTGAAATGCATGACAGGTGTATTTTTCTTAAAAGGTTGACTTTATTTAAAAAGCTCATATAATACGATAACAAAAAATGTTTAGAAATGCCAAAAAACGTTTCCGCTCTGTAATACTGGAAAGGGCAAAGATAACAAAACATGGATGAAGGCATACAAGAATTTGGGCGCCTATCATTGCGCGATTTATTGCAACAACTAAAAACGGCGCCGGAAGGTCTCACTAGTGAGGAAGCCCAAAAACGCTACGCCGGTAATCGGGCAAATTTACTAAAAACAAAAAAGCGGCCGGACGACCTCACCATTTTTCTCTCCCAGTTTAAAAGTCCGATCATCCTTATCCTCCTCTTTGCCGTATTGTTGTCATACTTTCTGCATGAGCACATCGATGCCCTGATCATTTTGATAATAGTCATGGTAAGCGGGTTCCTGGGATTCTGGCAAGAGCGGGGAGCGTCCCGGGCAGTAGAAAAATTGCTGTCGGTAGTTCAAATAAAACCTGAGGTGCTGCGCGACAGTCAGGTAAAAGAAATCCCGATCGACGAGGTTGTCCCGGGCGATATTATCTTGCTTAAAGCCGGTGATGTGATCCCCGCAGATTGCCGGCTCCTGGAATCGAAAGACCTGTTCATTAATGAAGCAACTTTGACCGGCGAAACCTATCCGGTTGAAAAGGAAGCTAAGGAGCTGACCTCGGAAACATTGCCCGGGCCGCAAGTAAACACGCTTCTTATGGGTACCAATGTCGTCAGCGGAACAGCCCGGGCCGTCGTTGTTTATACTGGCAAAGAAACCGAATTCGGCAAAATTTCCGCGCGGCTGCGGCTGCGGCCGCCCGAGACCGAATTTGAACGCGGGGTAAGGCGATTCGGCTATTTATTGATGGAGATAACGCTTTTATTAGTGATCGCAATCTTCGCCATCAATGTATTTTTGGCCCGGCCCGTCCTTGATTCTTTTCTCTTCTCTCTGGCCTTGGCTATTGGCTTGACGCCGCAGCTTTTACCGGCCATTATCAGCGTGAACCTTGCCCATGGGGCTAAAGCTATGGCTAAGAAAAAAGTAATTATCAAGCGTCTCGCCTCGATTGAAAACTTCGGGAGCATGGACGTGCTCTGTTCCGACAAAACCGGCACGCTCACTGAAGGCGTTGTGGAGTTAAACGCCGGTCTTAATGTAATTGGCCAGGATAGTGAGAAAGCACTTTTTTATGCTTTTCTCAACGCTTCTTTTGAAACCGGTTTAGCCAATCCTATTGATGTAGCAATACGTAAGGCAAGAGAGTTCGACATCTCGGACTGCAGAAAACTGGACGAGGTGCCTTACGATTTCGTTCGCAAAAGACTCAGCATTCTATTGTCAAAAGATAAAACTCACCTGATGATCACCAAAGGCGCGCTTGCGAATGTCCTGGCTATTTGTTCCTCGGCCGAGGTCCCGGCAGAGGGAATTGTAGATATGACAAGGGTGCAGGACCAGATCCAAAAACTATTCGAAACCTATAGTAATCGCGGTAATCGCGTATTGGGCATTGCTTATCGTCTTATGGGCGAACAAACGATCATTACCAAAGAAAGCGAAACCGACATGATCTTCCTTGGTTTGATCGTGTTCTTTGATCCGCCCAAACCTCAAATCGCTGAGACCATCGGGCAATTGGAAAAGTTGGGTATTACGCTTAAAATAATCACCGGCGATAACCGGCTTGTTGCCTTCAATATGGCTCAAAAAATAGGCTTGGGAGACGCTGAAATCCTCACCGGCTCAGACCTTCATCAAATGACCGACGAGGCACTTACTCTGGTTGTGTCAGATACCCGGGTTTTTGCCGAAATTGAACCAAATCAAAAAGAACGGATCATTCTGGCACTCAAGAAGTCAAGCCATGTAGTCGGATTTATCGGCGACGGTCTTAATGACGTCTCAGCGCTCCATACGGCTGATGTTGGCATTTCAGTTGACAGCGGTGTGGATGCCGCCAAGGATGCGGCTGATATTGTCCTGTTAGAAAAAGATTTGGGGGTCCTCAGCCAGGGTGTTCAGGAAGGGAGAAGCACTTTTGCCAATACGCTCAAGTATGTCTTCATGGCAACGAGCGCTAATTTCGGCAATATGTTCAGCCTGGCGGGCGCATCTGTCTTTCTGCGTTTCCTGCCCCTGCTGCCTAAACAGATTTTGCTCCTTAATTTATTGACCGATTTCCCGGAGATGACTATCGCGACCGATCGCGTCGACAGGCAAATGGTCGATGAACCCAGACGCTGGAACATCAGCTTCATCCGCAAGTTCATGATCGTTTTTGGACTTTTGAGTTCCGTATTTGATTATTTGACCTTTGGAGTTCTATTATTCATGCTGCAGGCATCACCGGCCCAGTTCCGAACCGGCTGGTTTTTGGAGTCAATCGTATCAGCCGCGGTGATCGTGCTGGTTATCCGGACCCGCAAGCCTTTTTTCAAAAGTATTCCCGGTTCATATCTAATATTTGCAACCTTCATGGTCATTGGGATTGCTTTTCTTATCGCGTTCACACCGATTGGGAAATTGTTCGGTTTTGGTCCGCTGCCCAGTTCTTTTCTTATATTATTGGGGATCGTAATGGTTCTCTATATCATTATCGCGGAGATAATAAAAAAAATATTTTACAAAGCGGTTAAATTTTAAGGTAACGAAAATCTATTACAGTGATCCATGGGTATTACGATTGACTTTATTCCGCAATCCAATATACTAAATGGAGAGAACGTGAAATGTTTATATCGCTAAAAAAAGACGATGTGGTTCCGTCGGAACCGATGGCAGAACTGGCAAGGAAACAGTAATAACCAATGCTGGTCGACGTCGCGATCCCGAAGACGAAATTCGATTTTCTGACCTACGAGACCGATGAGAAAATAGCAGTCGGCGACCTGGTTCTCGTGCCGCTCAGGCAGAAGGACCGCCACGGCATCGTAGTCAGGACCAATGTCAGCCGGAGCGTGCGGGGTATTAGAAGCATCAAAAGCGTAGTTCACTCCGCATTCTTGTCCGGTTCGTTGATAAAGTTGTACCAGTGGATCGCCGAATACTATATGGGAACGCTGGGCGAGGTCATGACCCTCGCTATGCCGGCCGGTGTGCTTGACATGGATGCCGCGGATGAACACACAATTACTCAGCAACCTCCACCGACTGTCGACCGGCATAAAACGCTCAAACTTACCGACCAGCAGAAACAGGCGCTGGACGAGATCACCGGCGCGTTGAGAAATGATAGATACTGCACATTCCTTCTCTGGGGTGTCACGAGCAGCGGCAAAACAGAGGTCTATATCCGAGCTGTGCAGGAGGTGCTGGAGCATGGAGGCCGTGCGCTGGTCCTGGTCCCGGAAATATCGATGACCCCGCTCCTGCTTAACCGCTTCGCCGAAAGATTTGGCACCCAGGCGGCCACGATCCATTCCTCGCTGACCGCGAACGCCAGGAGAACGCTATGGAATATGATAAAGAACGGCGTCTATAGAGTGGTGATCGGTCCCCGTTCGTCGATCTTCCTGCCCATCCCAGATCTCAAGATCATTATCGTCGATGAGGAACATGACCAGTCCTACAAGGAACACCAGCGGACCGTGCGGTATAACGCGCGGGATACGGCGGTGATGAAAGGCAGCATCGAAGGGATCAGCGTCGTGCTTGGGAGCGCGACGCCGCAGATCGAGACGTTTCACAACGCAGCGGTCGGGAAGTACCGGTTATTGAAGCTGGAAAACCGGATCGACAACCGACCCATGCCAGTGATCGAGATCATTGATGTCCGCAACGAGCATCACAAATATATTTCCAGCCGCCTGGAGCAGAAGCTGGCAGAGACCATCTCGAGCCGCGAACAGGTTATCCTCTTTTTGAACCGCCGGGGATATGCGCCCAATCTTATATGCCCGAACTGCGGTTTTATCGCGCAATGCCCGCTCTGCAAGCTGCCCATGGTCAGTCACCGAAGCGCCAGACCAGGCAAGCCGTCATATCTATCCTGCCACACCTGCGACCACCGCAGCCGCCTGGTGTCGGTTTGTCCCCGGTGTGGGAAGAAAACACTGCTTTATAAAGGGGCCGGGACCCAGCGTATAGAGGAACTGGTGCGGCGGTTGATCAACCGTATGCCCAGGCAGCCTGATGACGAGCCCTATTCTGCCGTCCGCATGGACCGTGATTCGGTCCGCAAGAGGGGAGAAGCGGACCGGATCCTGCACACATTGGAGACCGGCGAAGCGCAGATCCTGATCGGCACGCAGCTCGTGACCAAAGGGCTCGATTTTCCTGAAGTGACGCTCGTGGGCGTGATCAACGCCGATACGGTTCTCAACTTACCTGACTTCAGGAGCGGGGAACGGACATTCCAGCTACTGACACAGGTTGCGGGCCGGGCCGGGAGGGGAGAAAAGCCCGGCACTGTACTCGTCCAGACCTTTCATCCGGAACAGTACTCGATCATTTTCGGGCAGCTGCAAAATTACCCTAACTTTTTCGCCCAGGAAATGCAGTTAAGAAAGGAACTTGAGTTTCCGCCTTATACCAAACTTGTTTTGTTAAGACTGAAAGGGAAAAAGGAGGAACGCGTTTGGCATGAAGCACGACGTTTGTATGAACGGATCCAGAATGTACAGGGTTTGAAGATCTACGGTCCAAACAATTCGTATTATTACCGCATACGAGATGATTTCAGGGTATTTATTCTGCTTAAGGCTTTTTCAAAGTTTAACAGGAAAAGGATTGAATTTTTGAGAGAAATTGACCTGCGGGATGTGATTCTTGAGATCGATGTCGATCCTCTGGATATTTGCTAAGTGCGACCGGATCAGAATATCGATTTGATCAGGATCTGCAGGTCTGTAATAACTGATCGGTTCCTGAGATAATAAAGATCATAATAATCTTTTTCCTGCTGCGTTAATTGTTTCTTCTTTTGTTTAGCCCGCAGTTGATTCAAACCAGTTATCCCTGATTTGTAAACAGGCCGGCGCGTCGTGGTGTGCGGATTAATATACTCTGCACCGACCAGGCTGATCGTTCCTTTGAAAATATGCCAGAATAGGGGTACGTTCTTAAGGAAGGGGATTCCTCTTTTATACTGCATGATCTCTTTGATCTGTCCCTTTTCCGTGATGATCCGGTCGCTTATGAGTCTGGCTCCGATGAGCCAGTTGATCAGAACTAAAGGCGCGGTCACGGTCGAGACCAGGAAAGAGACGAATATATCAATGAACCGTTTGACCATCGAATCGACGGGATCGTAGACATTAAGAAAATCAAGCAGTGGCATCGAATCGAACTCATCAACCACGGATTTGGCGATGATGAATTCGAGTTTATGGGGTACGATCCGGAAAACAACACCGCTGCCCTGGGCGTTTGCTATCGTTTCCAGGATCTGCACGTTGGTCAGCCGGTCGCTGGAAAATATGATGTCATCGATCTTTTCGACCCTGATAAGGTCCTTTATGTTCTCGGTCGTTGCAAGGACCTCGGTACCGTCGATCTCCTTACCGATGTTGTTCTCGTCAAAATCAACGAAGCCGCAGATCTCGAACGGCAGATCAGGTCGCGTCCTGAGTTTTTTCAAGATGCGCTCGCCTTCCTTGCCGACGCCGACGATAATGACACGTCGTAACTTGGAAAGGGAGTGTTTCATGGCCTGAGGGATCAGCACGCGGTAGAGCAGGCGCCATGTGCTGAGCACGGCGGTTATCAAGAGGAATGAAATGATTACAACGACCCTCGAATATGCGAACTGGTTGAAAAAATAGGTGAACGTCGCGTTTAGCAGAAGTCCAAATAAGGTGCCGTTGAGCACCGGTTTTATATGATACTTGCCCCGCGCATGGTAGGCACCGGCCAGATACATGCTGACAAGCCAGATGACGGTGTAGATCGGATATATGACGCCAAACCGTTCCAGAGAATAATGCGGCAGCCAGATCTTGATGCTCAGGTAAATGCAGGCAACGACCAATACGGCATCGATCAGTGACGGCAGTAGACTTTTGAACATTAGATAGAGATAGGCCACCGCAGCCCGTATGTAGATGCCTGCGATCAGGAGTAGTTTCAACACGATCGAATAGTGGTTCTTGAAATGTTTATTGATGAACAAAAGCATGGCGGTGTAGAAGTTGGAAATGAAGGGGAATTCGCCCTTTTTGGTGCTTTCGCCTTTGTAATGGATCGCTTTCGTGGTCGGAACGTAAAAAACCTTCATTCCCGCTTTCTTTATCCGGTAGCACAGGTCGATGTCCTCGCCATACATGAAGTAGTCCTCGTCGAAATAACCGATGCGTGAGATGATATCCTTGCGGACCATCATCAGCGAACCCGACAGGACATCAACTTCGTGCTGCAAGTCGGGATCCAGGTACGTCAGGTTGTACTTGCCGAACACCGGGCTTTTAGGAAAGATCTTACTTAGACCTACGATCCTGGTGAAGGCGATCCACGGGGTCGGGATGCTGCGGCGGCAGGCGATCTGAAAAGTACCATCCGGATTTATCAGCTTGCAGCCGACAGCACCGGTTTGTGGGTGCTCATCCAGGAACTTCTTCAACGTGATCAGAGTGTCTTCCTGGATAAGCGTGTCGGGGTTCAGCATCAGAATATAAGCGGCGTTCGCCTGCCGCAGCGCCTGGTTATTGGCTTTTGAAAAGCCCAGATTTTTATGGTTCTCTATGAGTTTAACGTAGGGAAATTTCTTTTTCAGCAATCCCTGGCTGCCGTCGACCGAAGCGTTATCGACGACGAAGATCTCGACCTGCAGACCGTGCCGGGCTTTCTCGATCGCCATCAGGCACTGTTCCAGGAAGTGCTTGACATTGTAGTTAACAATGATGATCGATAGGTCCGGCTGCACGGACTATTGTCTCCTTTTTTTCACTTTCGTTTCGTCAGCTGCTGCCGCAGGAATCGCAGCATGAGTTCGAGTCTTTTTT
This DNA window, taken from bacterium, encodes the following:
- a CDS encoding catalase, with protein sequence MAKEQKKLTTNFGRPVDNDQDSITVGIPGPTILEDIHLAEKLAHFNRERIPERVVHAKGAGAGGYFEVMHDVTKYTRAKFLSEIGKRTEVFARFSTVGGEKGSADTARDPRGFAVKLYTEEGNYDIVGNNTPVFFIRDVIKFPDFIHTQKRNPATNAKDPDMFWDFLSLTPESIHQVTILFSDRGTPKSYRHMHGFGGHTFKWWNAKGEYFWVKIHFKTAQGIQNYNRQEASRLAGENPDIATDDLFQAIKRGEYPAWDVQIQIMKSEQTKDYKFNPFDVTKVLPHGDFPVIPVGRMVLNRNPQNYFAEVEQSAFCPGNFVPGIGPSPDKMLQGRIIFYHDAHRYRLGPNYHLIPVNSPKGVMANNYQRDGAMRVDENGGGGPNYYPNSFEGPQPQPEMAEPSLEFSGKGARQPYVHPNDDFVQAGDLYRKVMTDEDREHLIGNIVDHLGKAQKRIQIRQTALFYKVDPEYGTRIAQGLKLDVKEVELLAKMSQEERAKATK
- the mgtA gene encoding magnesium-translocating P-type ATPase, which codes for MRDLLQQLKTAPEGLTSEEAQKRYAGNRANLLKTKKRPDDLTIFLSQFKSPIILILLFAVLLSYFLHEHIDALIILIIVMVSGFLGFWQERGASRAVEKLLSVVQIKPEVLRDSQVKEIPIDEVVPGDIILLKAGDVIPADCRLLESKDLFINEATLTGETYPVEKEAKELTSETLPGPQVNTLLMGTNVVSGTARAVVVYTGKETEFGKISARLRLRPPETEFERGVRRFGYLLMEITLLLVIAIFAINVFLARPVLDSFLFSLALAIGLTPQLLPAIISVNLAHGAKAMAKKKVIIKRLASIENFGSMDVLCSDKTGTLTEGVVELNAGLNVIGQDSEKALFYAFLNASFETGLANPIDVAIRKAREFDISDCRKLDEVPYDFVRKRLSILLSKDKTHLMITKGALANVLAICSSAEVPAEGIVDMTRVQDQIQKLFETYSNRGNRVLGIAYRLMGEQTIITKESETDMIFLGLIVFFDPPKPQIAETIGQLEKLGITLKIITGDNRLVAFNMAQKIGLGDAEILTGSDLHQMTDEALTLVVSDTRVFAEIEPNQKERIILALKKSSHVVGFIGDGLNDVSALHTADVGISVDSGVDAAKDAADIVLLEKDLGVLSQGVQEGRSTFANTLKYVFMATSANFGNMFSLAGASVFLRFLPLLPKQILLLNLLTDFPEMTIATDRVDRQMVDEPRRWNISFIRKFMIVFGLLSSVFDYLTFGVLLFMLQASPAQFRTGWFLESIVSAAVIVLVIRTRKPFFKSIPGSYLIFATFMVIGIAFLIAFTPIGKLFGFGPLPSSFLILLGIVMVLYIIIAEIIKKIFYKAVKF
- a CDS encoding transcriptional repressor is translated as MDIDIKEKLQAFKKCCHGHGLRITPQRIAIYKKLSASDKHPSATEIYRQIKNKFPSVSLGTVNSTLITFTKIGLARIVEASGDPKRFDPDTKPHHHFRCLKCSRIIDFYNTAYDNIKVPEEIAEKCFVSRKKVYLEGLCDRCRNKAKACP
- the priA gene encoding primosomal protein N', which codes for MLVDVAIPKTKFDFLTYETDEKIAVGDLVLVPLRQKDRHGIVVRTNVSRSVRGIRSIKSVVHSAFLSGSLIKLYQWIAEYYMGTLGEVMTLAMPAGVLDMDAADEHTITQQPPPTVDRHKTLKLTDQQKQALDEITGALRNDRYCTFLLWGVTSSGKTEVYIRAVQEVLEHGGRALVLVPEISMTPLLLNRFAERFGTQAATIHSSLTANARRTLWNMIKNGVYRVVIGPRSSIFLPIPDLKIIIVDEEHDQSYKEHQRTVRYNARDTAVMKGSIEGISVVLGSATPQIETFHNAAVGKYRLLKLENRIDNRPMPVIEIIDVRNEHHKYISSRLEQKLAETISSREQVILFLNRRGYAPNLICPNCGFIAQCPLCKLPMVSHRSARPGKPSYLSCHTCDHRSRLVSVCPRCGKKTLLYKGAGTQRIEELVRRLINRMPRQPDDEPYSAVRMDRDSVRKRGEADRILHTLETGEAQILIGTQLVTKGLDFPEVTLVGVINADTVLNLPDFRSGERTFQLLTQVAGRAGRGEKPGTVLVQTFHPEQYSIIFGQLQNYPNFFAQEMQLRKELEFPPYTKLVLLRLKGKKEERVWHEARRLYERIQNVQGLKIYGPNNSYYYRIRDDFRVFILLKAFSKFNRKRIEFLREIDLRDVILEIDVDPLDIC
- a CDS encoding glycosyltransferase, whose translation is MQPDLSIIIVNYNVKHFLEQCLMAIEKARHGLQVEIFVVDNASVDGSQGLLKKKFPYVKLIENHKNLGFSKANNQALRQANAAYILMLNPDTLIQEDTLITLKKFLDEHPQTGAVGCKLINPDGTFQIACRRSIPTPWIAFTRIVGLSKIFPKSPVFGKYNLTYLDPDLQHEVDVLSGSLMMVRKDIISRIGYFDEDYFMYGEDIDLCYRIKKAGMKVFYVPTTKAIHYKGESTKKGEFPFISNFYTAMLLFINKHFKNHYSIVLKLLLIAGIYIRAAVAYLYLMFKSLLPSLIDAVLVVACIYLSIKIWLPHYSLERFGVIYPIYTVIWLVSMYLAGAYHARGKYHIKPVLNGTLFGLLLNATFTYFFNQFAYSRVVVIISFLLITAVLSTWRLLYRVLIPQAMKHSLSKLRRVIIVGVGKEGERILKKLRTRPDLPFEICGFVDFDENNIGKEIDGTEVLATTENIKDLIRVEKIDDIIFSSDRLTNVQILETIANAQGSGVVFRIVPHKLEFIIAKSVVDEFDSMPLLDFLNVYDPVDSMVKRFIDIFVSFLVSTVTAPLVLINWLIGARLISDRIITEKGQIKEIMQYKRGIPFLKNVPLFWHIFKGTISLVGAEYINPHTTTRRPVYKSGITGLNQLRAKQKKKQLTQQEKDYYDLYYLRNRSVITDLQILIKSIF